One genomic window of Candidatus Pseudobacter hemicellulosilyticus includes the following:
- a CDS encoding SDR family NAD(P)-dependent oxidoreductase, whose amino-acid sequence MSITALITGATSGFGKAIAQKFAASGYRVIITGRRAERLEELKASLEKDFKAAVLPLCFDVRNRTAVMDTISQLPEGWRSIDVLVNNAGLALGRDYFDEASLDDWDTMIDTNVKGLLYVSKACLPFMLPNQKGHIINIGSTAAKEVYEKGNTYCATKHAVESLSQGMRIDLLRHGIKVTAIHPGAADTEFSNVRFKGDDSQARKVYEGYQPLAAEDVADVVFYTTTLPAHVCINDLVLTCTSQANSIYLHKKG is encoded by the coding sequence ATGTCAATAACAGCACTGATCACAGGCGCTACTTCCGGCTTTGGTAAAGCAATTGCACAGAAATTTGCCGCCAGCGGCTATAGGGTTATCATTACGGGGCGCAGAGCGGAACGACTGGAAGAGCTAAAAGCCTCGCTGGAAAAGGATTTCAAGGCAGCTGTATTGCCCCTCTGTTTTGATGTACGCAACAGGACCGCTGTTATGGATACCATCAGCCAGCTGCCCGAAGGCTGGCGCTCCATTGATGTACTGGTCAATAATGCCGGACTGGCCCTGGGCCGCGACTACTTTGATGAAGCCTCCCTGGACGACTGGGACACGATGATAGACACCAATGTCAAAGGCCTGCTCTATGTCAGCAAAGCCTGCCTGCCTTTTATGCTGCCCAATCAAAAAGGACATATCATCAATATCGGCTCCACTGCCGCCAAAGAAGTGTATGAAAAGGGTAATACCTATTGCGCTACCAAACATGCCGTGGAGTCCCTCTCCCAGGGCATGCGGATAGACCTGCTGCGCCATGGCATCAAGGTGACAGCCATCCATCCCGGAGCCGCCGATACGGAATTCTCCAATGTCCGCTTCAAAGGGGATGATAGCCAGGCCCGGAAGGTCTACGAAGGATACCAGCCCCTGGCGGCTGAAGATGTGGCAGACGTGGTTTTTTATACCACCACCCTGCCCGCCCATGTCTGTATCAACGACCTGGTCCTGACCTGCACCTCCCAGGCCAACTCCATTTACCTCCACAAAAAGGGATAA